The following coding sequences lie in one Corynebacterium anserum genomic window:
- a CDS encoding decaprenyl-phosphate phosphoribosyltransferase: protein MSERSSESQAQPFLDPEPHTSGLENNSATSTGTDAKTPQPPKNVVDGMIKAMRPKQWVKNILVVAAPLAAGSESLFSTRVVLDVLIAFIAFCLAASSIYLINDARDVEADRAHPTKRFRPIAAGVLPVRAAYVMAMVLILAAVCGSFLASSGYGLAIVVAVYIALQLGYCFGWKHQPVIDIALVSSGFMLRAMAGGVAAAIILSQWFLLVAAFGSLFMAAGKRYAELKLSLRSGAKIRKSLESYTLTYLRFVWTLSATAVVLSYALWGFDLSQQVNGSEAVWYQLSMVPFTVAILRYAADVDRGDGGAPDEIALTDRTLQVLAVAWLACIAVAAYVIPALS, encoded by the coding sequence GTGAGCGAACGCTCCAGCGAATCTCAAGCACAACCGTTCCTTGACCCCGAGCCGCATACTTCGGGTCTTGAGAACAACAGCGCCACGAGCACAGGTACGGATGCGAAGACTCCACAGCCTCCGAAAAATGTGGTCGACGGCATGATCAAGGCTATGCGCCCGAAGCAGTGGGTAAAAAACATCTTGGTGGTAGCCGCACCTCTGGCCGCGGGGAGTGAATCGCTGTTTTCCACAAGGGTGGTTCTGGATGTATTGATCGCCTTTATTGCGTTTTGTTTGGCTGCGAGTTCTATTTATCTCATTAACGATGCACGGGATGTGGAAGCCGACCGTGCGCACCCAACTAAGCGTTTCCGTCCCATCGCAGCTGGAGTATTGCCGGTTCGCGCGGCATATGTGATGGCTATGGTGCTCATATTGGCCGCAGTCTGCGGGTCTTTCTTAGCTAGTTCAGGGTATGGACTCGCGATCGTCGTCGCTGTTTATATTGCACTTCAACTGGGATATTGCTTTGGCTGGAAGCACCAGCCGGTGATTGATATTGCGTTGGTCAGTTCTGGATTTATGCTGCGCGCGATGGCCGGTGGAGTGGCCGCAGCGATCATCTTGTCCCAGTGGTTCTTGCTGGTGGCAGCATTTGGTTCGCTGTTCATGGCTGCTGGTAAGCGCTATGCGGAGCTCAAATTGTCTCTCCGCTCAGGCGCTAAGATTCGTAAGTCCTTGGAGAGCTACACGTTGACGTACCTGCGATTTGTGTGGACATTGTCTGCAACTGCCGTGGTGTTGAGCTACGCTCTGTGGGGCTTTGACCTATCTCAGCAGGTCAACGGTTCGGAAGCAGTGTGGTACCAACTGTCAATGGTTCCGTTTACGGTGGCTATTTTGCGTTATGCCGCTGATGTGGATCGCGGTGACGGTGGCGCGCCAGATGAGATTGCGTTGACTGACCGCACCCTCCAGGTGCTTGCCGTTGCTTGGCTCGCTTGCATTGCGGTCGCTGCATATGTGATCCCGGCGTTGTCGTAG
- the serS gene encoding serine--tRNA ligase yields the protein MIDLKLLWDNPELVRASQRTRGEDEGLVDQLLEADSRRREAIAAADSARSEQKAFSKDMGKLMRSASDEDKAKLREEGKAKAERVKELEAEQNAAEQAVYDLQMKISNVVEEGAPAGGEEDFVVLEHIGTPPEFDFEPKDHLELGESLGLIDMKRGTKVSGARFYFLTGDGALLQLGMLQLAVQKAMAHGFQLMIPPVLVRPDIMAGTGFLGAHADEVYHLEEDDLYLVGTSEVALAGYHSDEIIDLSDGPVRYAGWSSCFRREAGSYGKDTRGIIRVHQFDKLEMFVYCKPEEAHEQHQKLLGMEKEMLAAMNVPYRVIDVAGGDLGSSAARKFDTEAWVPTQNTYRELTSTSNCTTFQGRRLKTRYRDENGKPQTVATLNGTLATTRWLVAILENNQQSDGSVVVPEALRPFVGKDVLTPVH from the coding sequence ATGATCGATCTTAAGCTCCTGTGGGACAATCCTGAACTCGTGCGCGCATCTCAACGGACTCGAGGAGAAGATGAGGGGTTAGTGGATCAGCTGTTGGAGGCTGATTCCCGGCGTCGTGAAGCGATTGCAGCTGCCGATTCCGCTCGTTCCGAGCAGAAAGCTTTCAGCAAAGACATGGGCAAGCTGATGCGGAGCGCTTCAGATGAGGACAAGGCGAAGCTTCGCGAGGAAGGTAAGGCCAAAGCTGAGCGCGTCAAGGAGCTAGAGGCGGAGCAGAACGCCGCTGAACAGGCTGTGTATGACCTGCAGATGAAAATTTCCAACGTTGTGGAAGAAGGCGCCCCCGCTGGAGGCGAAGAGGACTTTGTTGTCCTCGAGCACATTGGGACCCCTCCGGAATTCGACTTTGAGCCGAAGGATCACCTAGAACTGGGCGAATCCCTCGGGCTCATCGATATGAAGCGTGGAACGAAAGTCTCCGGGGCTCGTTTTTACTTCCTCACCGGTGATGGCGCTCTCTTGCAACTGGGAATGCTCCAATTAGCCGTTCAAAAGGCGATGGCTCATGGTTTTCAACTCATGATTCCTCCAGTGTTGGTTCGGCCTGACATTATGGCCGGCACTGGTTTCTTAGGTGCCCACGCTGATGAGGTTTATCACTTGGAGGAGGACGACCTTTACCTCGTCGGTACCTCTGAGGTTGCACTTGCCGGTTATCATTCCGATGAGATTATCGATCTGTCCGACGGGCCGGTGCGCTACGCGGGATGGTCTTCGTGCTTCCGCCGTGAGGCAGGCTCCTACGGTAAAGACACCCGTGGCATCATCCGCGTGCACCAGTTCGACAAACTGGAGATGTTTGTTTACTGCAAGCCGGAGGAGGCTCACGAACAGCACCAGAAACTCCTGGGGATGGAGAAGGAGATGCTGGCCGCCATGAACGTTCCATACCGGGTAATCGACGTGGCGGGTGGCGATTTGGGCTCCTCCGCTGCGCGTAAGTTTGATACAGAGGCGTGGGTTCCCACCCAAAATACTTACCGTGAGTTGACCTCGACCTCTAACTGCACAACATTCCAGGGTCGCCGTTTGAAGACTCGTTACCGTGATGAAAATGGCAAGCCTCAGACCGTTGCCACGCTGAACGGTACGCTGGCTACCACTCGGTGGCTGGTAGCTATCTTGGAGAACAACCAGCAGTCCGACGGCTCCGTGGTGGTTCCGGAAGCTCTGCGCCCGTTTGTAGGCAAGGATGTCCTCACGCCTGTGCACTAA
- a CDS encoding TIGR02611 family protein translates to MGEAVTRKVSKVHMHHRRLKQKKHGWLVRPLTLVGGWLVVIFGLITIPFPGPGWFTVFLGVGILSLELAWPNNVLAFGIRQYDKFEDWWRPQSKAVKGFWIVVMLIVIWIIFIGIFIIMWRTGSLEWTERWLRPLVEKLPDWALRWLGEKQG, encoded by the coding sequence ATGGGTGAGGCGGTAACGCGCAAAGTAAGCAAAGTGCACATGCATCACCGCCGTCTCAAACAGAAGAAGCATGGATGGCTCGTTCGGCCATTGACCTTGGTCGGTGGCTGGCTCGTGGTTATCTTTGGTCTTATTACCATTCCATTCCCTGGGCCGGGCTGGTTCACGGTGTTTTTGGGCGTCGGTATCCTATCGCTAGAACTGGCATGGCCAAACAACGTCCTTGCATTCGGTATCCGTCAGTACGACAAATTTGAGGATTGGTGGCGCCCCCAAAGCAAAGCAGTCAAAGGATTTTGGATAGTTGTGATGCTCATAGTTATCTGGATTATCTTCATCGGCATCTTCATCATTATGTGGCGAACTGGCTCCTTGGAATGGACAGAAAGGTGGCTGCGTCCTCTGGTGGAGAAACTGCCTGACTGGGCTCTGAGGTGGCTTGGGGAGAAACAAGGGTGA
- a CDS encoding phosphatase PAP2 family protein produces MSAQIKGDPFGESRVLVSLQDVLFDIPGALTTARGMSHFGEHALGWFALSGLGYAVEKNPDRRPEWVAMGVSAFVAHAASVVIKRVIRRPRPHASDIKIGVGTPSRLSFPSSHATSSTAALVSLSDITGRKMPLLGVPAMALSRMVLGVHYPTDVVSGSLIGFATAKIVRHFGVKKK; encoded by the coding sequence ATGAGCGCTCAGATTAAGGGCGATCCGTTCGGCGAATCCCGCGTGTTGGTGTCCCTCCAGGATGTGTTATTCGACATACCTGGTGCATTGACAACGGCACGAGGGATGAGCCATTTTGGCGAGCATGCCCTGGGCTGGTTCGCTTTGTCCGGTCTAGGCTATGCAGTCGAGAAGAATCCTGATCGCAGACCGGAATGGGTGGCAATGGGAGTGTCCGCCTTCGTGGCGCATGCTGCATCTGTGGTGATCAAACGGGTCATCCGCCGTCCGCGCCCGCATGCATCGGACATCAAGATTGGGGTGGGAACTCCTTCCCGGCTGAGTTTTCCTTCTTCTCACGCAACAAGTTCAACAGCAGCTTTGGTATCGCTGAGTGACATCACCGGCAGAAAGATGCCATTGCTGGGCGTGCCGGCGATGGCCTTGTCTCGTATGGTGCTAGGCGTACACTACCCAACGGATGTAGTTTCCGGCAGCCTCATCGGTTTTGCCACAGCGAAGATTGTGCGTCACTTTGGAGTGAAGAAAAAGTAG
- the glf gene encoding UDP-galactopyranose mutase, with protein sequence MSGNGKYDLIVVGSGFFGLTVAERAASQKNARVLIVEKRNHIGGNAYSEAEPETGIEIHKYGAHLFHTSNKRVWDYVNQFTDFTDYQHRVFAMHKGTAYQFPMGLGLINQFFGKYYSPDEARQLIKEQAGEIDVDEAQNLEEKAIALIGRPLYEAFVRDYTAKQWQTDPKELPAGNITRLPVRYTFNNRYFNDTYEGLPVEGYTAWLENMAKHENIEVRLETDWFAVREDIRSESPDAPVVYTGPLDRYFDYAEGRLGWRTLDFETEVLNTGDFQGTPVMNYNDAEFPFTRIHEFRHFHPEREDKYPKDKTVIMKEFSRFADDDDEPYYPINTPEDREMLLKYRELADAETTNERVFFGGRLGTYQYLDMHMAIGAALSMYDNKLEPLL encoded by the coding sequence ATGAGCGGAAATGGCAAATATGACCTGATCGTGGTTGGTAGTGGTTTTTTCGGTCTCACTGTGGCCGAGCGAGCCGCCAGCCAGAAGAACGCGCGCGTGCTTATCGTCGAGAAGCGTAACCACATTGGTGGTAATGCGTACTCCGAGGCTGAGCCAGAGACTGGTATTGAAATCCACAAGTATGGAGCCCACCTATTCCACACCTCCAATAAGCGCGTGTGGGATTACGTGAACCAGTTTACGGACTTCACTGATTACCAGCACCGAGTGTTCGCCATGCACAAGGGCACTGCCTACCAGTTCCCGATGGGATTAGGGCTGATTAACCAGTTCTTTGGTAAGTACTACTCCCCGGACGAGGCTCGGCAGCTTATTAAGGAGCAAGCAGGCGAGATTGACGTGGACGAGGCACAGAATCTGGAGGAGAAGGCGATCGCTTTGATTGGCCGCCCCCTGTATGAGGCGTTCGTTCGCGATTACACCGCCAAGCAGTGGCAGACCGATCCAAAGGAGTTGCCGGCGGGGAACATTACGCGCCTGCCAGTGCGCTATACGTTCAACAACCGTTACTTCAACGACACGTACGAGGGACTGCCGGTCGAGGGATATACCGCCTGGCTGGAGAACATGGCGAAGCATGAGAACATCGAGGTGCGTTTGGAAACGGACTGGTTCGCTGTGCGTGAGGATATCCGATCCGAGTCTCCCGATGCTCCGGTGGTGTACACGGGCCCGCTGGATCGCTACTTTGATTATGCTGAGGGGCGTTTGGGTTGGCGCACCCTGGACTTTGAGACGGAGGTGTTGAACACTGGCGACTTCCAGGGCACTCCAGTGATGAATTACAACGACGCAGAGTTCCCGTTCACTCGCATTCATGAGTTCCGTCACTTCCACCCGGAGCGCGAAGACAAGTATCCGAAGGATAAGACGGTCATCATGAAGGAGTTTTCGCGCTTTGCCGATGACGACGATGAGCCGTACTACCCAATTAACACCCCGGAAGACCGCGAGATGCTGTTGAAGTATCGTGAATTAGCCGATGCTGAGACAACTAACGAGAGGGTGTTCTTTGGCGGACGTCTGGGTACTTACCAGTATCTGGATATGCACATGGCTATTGGCGCCGCTTTGTCCATGTATGACAACAAGTTGGAGCCGCTACTGTAG
- a CDS encoding lysophospholipid acyltransferase family protein: MFAVSNFHFPSDFTPTFSHPESKELVYGRIVIPFAKFWMKYVQRLEVFIKHAERIPQDGPAMIAMNHTGYWDFVYGGIPAAFNGGRLVRYMAKKEIFDTPVAGQIMRSLKHIPVDREAGAESAREAVRRLKQGQLVGIFPEATISRSFEIKELREGAARIAYEGGVPLIPLILWGSQRVWTKGYPSVWRPKNAKIIMYVGEPVEVTADAKETTERLRTAMQELLLKARNEYVERFGPMPEGEYWVPASMGGSAPTLEEATIQDRKDAEERKKKRAERNAMLGVQQATDRAELANATGVKKLLVRVKQRLRKIRTN; the protein is encoded by the coding sequence ATGTTCGCCGTGAGTAACTTTCACTTTCCGTCCGATTTCACCCCGACCTTCAGCCACCCTGAGAGTAAGGAGTTGGTGTATGGGCGCATTGTTATTCCTTTCGCCAAGTTCTGGATGAAGTATGTTCAGCGGCTTGAGGTGTTCATCAAGCATGCAGAGCGTATTCCGCAGGATGGGCCGGCGATGATCGCAATGAATCACACGGGGTATTGGGACTTTGTCTATGGCGGCATCCCGGCTGCATTCAACGGTGGACGTCTGGTTCGCTACATGGCGAAGAAGGAGATCTTTGATACCCCTGTTGCCGGCCAGATTATGCGGAGTTTGAAACACATCCCAGTGGATCGTGAAGCAGGGGCGGAGTCCGCACGAGAAGCCGTACGCCGTTTGAAGCAAGGGCAACTTGTGGGCATTTTCCCAGAGGCCACCATCTCTCGCTCTTTCGAGATTAAGGAGTTGCGTGAGGGGGCAGCACGTATCGCATATGAAGGCGGTGTACCGCTCATCCCGCTCATTTTGTGGGGATCGCAGCGAGTATGGACCAAGGGCTACCCCTCCGTATGGCGTCCGAAAAATGCCAAGATCATTATGTACGTGGGTGAGCCGGTAGAAGTCACCGCAGATGCGAAGGAAACTACGGAGCGACTACGTACTGCTATGCAGGAACTGTTGCTCAAGGCCCGCAATGAATACGTGGAACGTTTCGGCCCGATGCCTGAGGGTGAATACTGGGTACCTGCGTCTATGGGAGGCAGTGCTCCAACTCTCGAAGAAGCAACCATACAGGACCGCAAAGACGCTGAAGAGCGCAAGAAGAAACGCGCTGAGCGCAACGCCATGCTCGGGGTGCAGCAAGCCACAGACCGGGCTGAATTGGCGAACGCCACTGGTGTGAAAAAGTTATTGGTGCGGGTGAAGCAGCGCCTCCGGAAAATCCGCACAAACTAA
- a CDS encoding HAD family hydrolase has protein sequence MQRTAPLAERPAPLFVVSDIDGTFLNSKERVSPRLRNVVANMKRQGTVFSLATGRPARWLLPVLEQLVVKPLCVCANGAVIYDSARDKIIRAVELQPAVLTDTVARLASDVTANQEEPALEGVTFGVERVGTSAFDRADELFCVTRSYDHAWLSEEHKEMSLEELVAQPAVKLLVRNPRVCSQELYEAVAPRLNSQHVNVTFSWDGGLVEISAPGVSKQSALQWIAEQMGVTGEDAVAFGDMPNDLEMLTWAGVGVAMGNAHDDVKNAADIITGDNDNDGVAEILETWFL, from the coding sequence ATGCAGCGCACCGCCCCACTCGCAGAACGTCCCGCTCCGCTGTTCGTCGTGTCAGATATTGACGGTACATTCCTCAACAGCAAGGAGCGCGTCAGCCCACGTTTGCGTAACGTCGTGGCAAACATGAAACGCCAGGGCACAGTGTTTTCCCTGGCGACAGGCCGCCCGGCGCGCTGGCTGCTTCCGGTGCTGGAACAACTTGTAGTCAAGCCCTTGTGCGTGTGTGCCAATGGGGCGGTGATTTACGACTCGGCCAGGGACAAGATCATCCGGGCAGTGGAGCTGCAACCCGCCGTCTTGACCGATACGGTGGCGAGGTTGGCGTCGGATGTGACAGCAAATCAGGAAGAACCTGCGCTGGAAGGCGTGACATTTGGCGTAGAACGGGTAGGAACTAGCGCATTTGACCGAGCGGACGAACTATTCTGCGTGACACGGTCTTATGATCATGCGTGGCTCTCTGAGGAGCATAAGGAGATGAGCCTGGAAGAGCTGGTGGCGCAACCTGCTGTGAAATTGCTGGTGCGCAATCCGCGCGTGTGCTCACAAGAGCTCTATGAGGCAGTTGCTCCCAGACTCAATTCACAACACGTGAACGTCACATTCAGTTGGGATGGTGGACTGGTGGAGATCAGCGCGCCGGGGGTTTCCAAACAATCGGCCTTGCAGTGGATCGCGGAGCAGATGGGTGTGACGGGCGAGGATGCGGTGGCCTTCGGGGACATGCCGAATGACCTGGAAATGCTCACTTGGGCGGGGGTAGGGGTAGCGATGGGGAATGCACATGATGATGTGAAAAACGCCGCGGACATCATCACCGGTGATAACGACAATGACGGTGTGGCCGAGATTTTAGAAACCTGGTTTCTTTAG
- a CDS encoding alpha/beta hydrolase produces the protein MTSTHTSQPLVKRLVSLLVAVATALGLAVAAAPAASANRDQLRKGCTWGPENWWVQNCWLYSQSMGQMIQVQIRAAKNGGNAGLYLLDGMRASSVYNEWSRAGRAPQTFVDDNVTLVMPVGGMAQFYTDWNGSFVGPDTHPKNPKWETFLTRELPAYLQSNFGVSPTNNAIAGLSMGGTAALNLAANHRDQFKQVTSLSGYTSTADPAMYAALQVAMLDVAGPGAQIWNMWGVPGSEQLTRNDPTTSAVIGKYKGINMFLSAATGVTTPEELGLWVQDPGGVLAGMGLEFLARATTSAFEASARAGGANIATSYPAMGIHNWGLWSNELGAARGQIKSSVGA, from the coding sequence ATGACATCTACACACACTTCTCAGCCGCTGGTGAAGCGCCTGGTATCTCTGCTGGTTGCGGTGGCAACTGCCCTTGGCTTGGCTGTTGCAGCTGCTCCGGCTGCATCTGCAAATCGCGACCAATTACGTAAGGGTTGTACGTGGGGTCCGGAGAACTGGTGGGTTCAGAACTGCTGGCTCTATTCCCAATCGATGGGGCAGATGATCCAGGTACAGATCCGTGCTGCTAAGAACGGCGGAAACGCAGGACTGTATCTGCTGGACGGTATGCGGGCTAGTTCGGTATACAACGAATGGTCGCGCGCTGGCCGGGCTCCTCAGACTTTCGTGGATGACAATGTGACCCTGGTTATGCCAGTGGGTGGTATGGCTCAGTTCTATACTGACTGGAATGGTTCATTTGTTGGCCCAGATACTCATCCGAAGAACCCTAAGTGGGAGACCTTCCTCACTCGCGAATTGCCTGCGTATTTGCAGTCTAACTTCGGCGTCTCCCCAACCAACAATGCTATTGCTGGCCTGTCTATGGGTGGTACCGCGGCTCTGAATCTTGCCGCAAATCACCGCGACCAGTTCAAACAGGTGACTTCCTTGTCTGGTTACACAAGTACTGCAGATCCAGCGATGTACGCCGCTCTCCAGGTAGCCATGTTGGATGTGGCTGGTCCAGGCGCGCAGATTTGGAACATGTGGGGAGTGCCAGGTTCGGAGCAGCTTACTCGCAATGATCCAACTACCTCTGCTGTGATTGGCAAATACAAGGGCATCAATATGTTCTTGTCCGCTGCTACCGGTGTTACGACCCCAGAAGAGCTTGGTCTTTGGGTTCAGGATCCCGGTGGAGTGCTAGCTGGTATGGGATTGGAGTTCTTGGCTCGTGCCACCACGAGTGCTTTTGAAGCTTCTGCCCGTGCCGGTGGGGCCAATATTGCAACCTCCTATCCAGCGATGGGTATCCATAACTGGGGTCTGTGGTCTAATGAGCTTGGCGCAGCCCGTGGTCAGATTAAATCTTCTGTTGGAGCTTAA
- a CDS encoding glycosyltransferase has translation MSDSTPGTDQKAFATVDTTRLARIILPQRGEPRDVRSLYIVENESTPGRVTALSRTECIIPAGTEVSFETYFNAFPASYWRRWSQLTEVQLRVSLSGDARIDIYRSKIDGSRIAVTGDIVEVDAEGNGEAEFTIPLDNFEDGGWIWFDITAESETTIHHAGWYATKEAGEQVVKTPTIYRDMATGETRQLEPGDTLPAAESKVTIGIPTFNRPTDAVAALEALSSDPVVDAVVEAVIMPDQGNQHPADQPGFDTVAAHYGDRLRIIQQGNLGGSGGYSRIMYEARHDERGTTSPYILYMDDDIAIEPDSILRALAVARYAKSPMLVGGQMLNLLERSHLHTMGEVMDWQNFMWGGAPHTHYDHDFYKHPLRDCSEEGAHGTPTDRSPNSRNLHRRIDVDYNGWWMCMIPRVVADTIGQPLPLFIKWDDNEYALRAKDAGYPTASWPGIAIWHMAWTDKDDAIDWQAYFHLRNRLIVAAIQGLKDPKRLMLSQAKATAKHLLCLEYSTVAIHNEAMKDFLAGPEHLFEILESALPRINGMRKNYSDATIIRSAADLPNPTGARPGLTTIPLNPVSKIKTLAQGLFNNAKTADPRHHEAPQVNLTPIEARWFSLSRVDGATVTTADGKGVVYRKRDRDQALALAKESAALQKKVLEKFAEMRDRYQAAAPELASREAWKQIFEPEA, from the coding sequence ATGTCTGATTCCACCCCCGGAACTGATCAAAAGGCATTTGCCACGGTTGATACCACCCGCCTTGCTCGCATCATTCTGCCTCAGCGCGGAGAGCCACGTGATGTACGTTCCCTGTACATCGTTGAGAATGAATCGACCCCTGGTCGTGTCACTGCCCTCTCCCGCACTGAGTGCATCATCCCAGCGGGTACCGAAGTATCCTTCGAGACTTATTTCAATGCTTTTCCGGCGAGCTACTGGCGTCGCTGGTCGCAGTTGACCGAAGTACAGCTGCGCGTAAGCCTGAGCGGTGATGCACGCATTGACATCTACCGCTCCAAAATCGACGGTTCCCGCATCGCTGTGACCGGGGACATCGTTGAGGTGGACGCCGAAGGAAACGGTGAAGCGGAATTCACCATTCCTCTGGATAATTTCGAAGATGGTGGTTGGATTTGGTTCGACATCACAGCAGAATCCGAAACTACTATTCACCATGCTGGGTGGTATGCCACCAAGGAAGCCGGCGAGCAGGTCGTGAAAACTCCCACCATCTATCGCGACATGGCGACTGGTGAGACACGACAACTGGAACCGGGTGATACCCTCCCGGCGGCGGAATCTAAGGTGACTATCGGCATCCCCACATTCAACCGACCAACCGACGCGGTCGCGGCACTCGAGGCTCTTTCCTCGGACCCGGTCGTCGACGCGGTAGTTGAGGCCGTCATCATGCCAGACCAGGGCAATCAGCATCCGGCAGACCAACCCGGCTTTGACACAGTAGCAGCTCATTATGGCGACCGCTTGCGCATCATCCAGCAGGGTAACCTCGGCGGATCCGGCGGATACTCCCGCATCATGTATGAAGCTCGCCACGATGAGCGTGGTACCACCAGCCCATACATTCTTTACATGGATGACGACATTGCGATTGAGCCGGACTCCATCTTGCGAGCCCTCGCAGTTGCTCGATATGCCAAGTCCCCCATGCTGGTCGGAGGACAGATGCTCAACCTCCTGGAACGCAGTCACCTGCATACCATGGGCGAAGTTATGGATTGGCAGAACTTCATGTGGGGCGGGGCGCCGCACACCCACTATGACCATGATTTTTACAAGCACCCATTGCGTGACTGCTCCGAGGAAGGAGCTCACGGCACTCCTACTGATAGGTCTCCAAATTCTAGGAACCTGCACCGCCGTATCGATGTTGATTACAACGGTTGGTGGATGTGCATGATTCCACGCGTGGTTGCGGATACCATCGGTCAGCCCTTGCCGTTGTTTATTAAGTGGGACGATAACGAATACGCTCTGCGTGCCAAAGATGCGGGCTACCCAACTGCATCGTGGCCAGGAATCGCTATCTGGCACATGGCGTGGACCGACAAAGATGACGCGATTGACTGGCAAGCCTACTTCCACCTGCGTAATCGACTGATTGTCGCGGCCATCCAGGGGCTTAAGGATCCAAAGCGCTTAATGCTGTCCCAGGCTAAGGCAACTGCTAAGCATCTGCTGTGCCTGGAATACTCCACCGTGGCCATCCATAATGAGGCAATGAAGGACTTCCTGGCTGGGCCAGAGCATTTGTTTGAGATCCTCGAGTCTGCTCTGCCTCGGATCAACGGGATGCGTAAAAATTATTCCGACGCCACGATCATCCGTTCGGCGGCTGATTTACCGAATCCCACCGGCGCACGGCCAGGTCTCACAACGATTCCGTTGAATCCCGTGTCCAAGATTAAGACATTAGCTCAGGGGCTGTTCAATAATGCGAAGACGGCGGATCCGCGCCACCACGAAGCTCCGCAGGTAAACCTCACGCCTATCGAGGCACGTTGGTTTAGCTTGTCGCGCGTCGATGGCGCCACTGTCACAACTGCTGACGGTAAAGGTGTTGTCTACCGCAAACGTGACCGTGATCAGGCGCTGGCTTTGGCAAAGGAATCCGCGGCTTTGCAGAAGAAGGTGCTGGAGAAGTTTGCTGAAATGCGCGACCGCTACCAAGCCGCAGCTCCTGAACTTGCTAGTCGGGAGGCCTGGAAGCAGATCTTTGAGCCGGAGGCTTAA
- a CDS encoding GDSL-type esterase/lipase family protein — translation MTKQRASFKATLVAVATALATAVSLAPSAEAAPRNIVLFGDSMTANAYAGITEYVQGPGKVSPNVPAEGRCPRGAERIAPHLAWATGLPVDDFPCNGAVAYAPEAPEKLLSTQVDQAIGQRKLTPNTAKVVFQIGLNDTYKGLDLFETQQRRYLDAVGAQIDRVRAISPNARITLMGYPQLAGPNGEFCPVHFNGIESGALPVIPIRNMLNAVHAWMQETARVKRVSFQSLEAETAGHDTCAPADRRWVSGIVDNESTPYNMTNHLTHEGSRQVAYIMARKI, via the coding sequence ATGACCAAGCAGCGTGCCTCCTTCAAGGCCACCCTGGTTGCCGTCGCTACTGCACTGGCAACTGCTGTGTCCCTAGCCCCATCGGCTGAAGCAGCACCACGCAATATCGTCCTATTCGGCGATTCAATGACCGCCAACGCATACGCGGGCATCACTGAGTACGTCCAGGGGCCAGGCAAAGTCTCTCCGAATGTGCCAGCTGAAGGACGCTGCCCGCGGGGAGCTGAACGTATTGCGCCGCATTTGGCGTGGGCGACCGGGCTTCCCGTCGATGATTTCCCTTGTAACGGCGCGGTCGCTTATGCCCCGGAAGCACCAGAGAAGCTTCTCAGCACCCAGGTTGACCAGGCAATCGGTCAACGCAAACTCACTCCCAACACAGCGAAAGTCGTTTTCCAGATTGGCTTGAACGACACCTATAAGGGCTTGGATCTCTTCGAGACTCAACAGCGCCGCTACCTTGACGCCGTGGGTGCTCAGATTGATCGCGTACGTGCAATTTCTCCAAATGCACGCATTACGCTCATGGGATACCCACAGTTGGCGGGTCCTAATGGTGAGTTCTGCCCAGTGCACTTTAACGGCATCGAATCTGGCGCTCTCCCGGTGATCCCAATCCGTAACATGCTTAATGCAGTGCATGCATGGATGCAGGAGACAGCTCGTGTAAAGAGAGTGTCTTTCCAGAGCTTGGAGGCAGAGACCGCTGGTCACGATACTTGTGCGCCTGCCGATCGCCGTTGGGTCTCTGGCATTGTGGACAACGAGTCCACTCCGTACAACATGACCAACCACTTGACCCATGAGGGTTCTCGTCAGGTGGCCTACATCATGGCTCGGAAGATTTAA